In the genome of Yersinia enterocolitica, the window GGAAAGCAGGCGCTTCAAATAAACCGGTAATCGCACGTAAACCAATTAAGGTGCCCAGCCCGTTCGCAAACCCCTGTAATAAGGTCGCGACTGACCACCCCAAAATAGCAATGAAATACGTCATTTTGGAGCCAACGCGATCGAGGAACCAGCCTCCGGGGATCTGGCATAAGGTATAGGTCCAGGCAAAAGCGGAGAAAATATAACCCATCTGGGTTTTGGTGATACCAAATTCTTCCTGAATATGGGCTGAAGCAACGGCAAGGTTGGCTCTATCAACATAACAAATGACAACCGTGACAAATATCATAAATAGTGTCAGATAGCGCCTTTTGCTTGGGGCAGTAGCTAAGGTCATTTCCATGGTAATGATCCCAATTATAATCGGATTAATATACGCCGAAGCTCCCTGCCCAAATTGCTGATAACACTGTCGCATTACCGTATTTTGGGCGCAAGGGAACTCCTGCGTGTAGGGTCGCAATAAATTGTTATTTAATATAATTTCTATTTTTCCACCCGAATTATTAACCGGAAGAAAATAGTTTTTTAACGGCTGATATACGCTTTATCTTTGTTAGGATTATTTCCCTGATAATTGTATTAGATAATTTATTAATTAATCGAACGAGGGCAACTTACCATTCGGCGACGGCACCATCAGGATAGCGCCAAACCGGATTTCTCCAATCAGGGGCATTCTTGCTGCGTTCAATCACTAATTCCTCATTGATTTCTACCCCTAAGCCGGGTTTCGTCAGTGGATAGAAATGACCATCGGTCATTTTGAAATCGTCTTTATTAATCACATAATCCAGCAACTCAGCACCTTGGTTGTAATGAATCCCCATGCTTTGCTCCTGCAAGACTGCATTGCGGGCGACAAAATCAAGGTGCAAACAAGACGCCAATGCAATTGGCCCAAGTGGGCAATGTGGTGCTAATGCCACATCATAAGACTCTGCCATAGCGGCAATTTTAAAGCACTCAGTCAGGCCACCAGCATGAGATAAGTCAGGTTGAATAATTGCCAGCCCGCCATCGGCCAATACCCGTTTAAATTCAAAACGGGAGAACATCCGCTCGCCTGCTGCGATAGGAATATGGGTTTGTGCCGCCAGACGGGGATAATATTCTGCCTGTTCAGCTAATACGGGTTCTTCAATAAACAATGGGCGATAAGGTTCCAATTCTTTAATCAGGATTTTTGCCATTGGCGCATTAACCCGACCATGAAAATCTAAACCAAATTCAATACGGTTACCAAAGGCTTCACGAATTTGTGCTACGACCGCTACTGCGGCATCAACTTTACGGGCATTATCAATCAGGCCCATTTCCTCACAGCCATTGAGTTTAAACGTATCAAAACCAATCTCAGTAAGTTTATTAATACCGCTAATCACATCAGACGGACGATCACCGCCAACCCAACTGTAAGCTTTAATTTTATCGCGAACCAATCCACCCAATAATTGGTAAACCGGAACTCCCAACGCTTTACCTTTAATATCCCATAGCGCCTGATCGATGCCGGCAATAGCACTCATCAGAATAGGACCACCGCGATAGAAACTGCCGCGATATAATGTCTGCCAAATATCGTTGATACGCGCCGGGTCTTGCCCGATAACATATTCCGATAACTCATGTACCGCAGCTTCAACGCTACGAGCACGCCCTTCAATTACCGGTTCACCCCAACCAATAATGCCTTCATCTGTTTCGATTTTCAGAAACATCCAGCGTGGGGGTAAACGGTAAGTGGTTAGCTTGGTAATTTTCATTTTGTAGCATCCTTAAAGGCTTTAATAAACGCAGCCGCTTGTTGTGCGGTCTGAGATACCGATTGGCCTGCGCGGTAAAGGTCACCGCCCAAACCAGCACCAGCACAACCCGCAGCCAAATAAATAGACAAATTCTCAGGTGTAATCCCACCAACGGCAAACACCGGCACCTCAGGGGGCAATACGGCTTTTAATGCTTTGATATAGTCGGGACCAAAAGAGACCGAGGGGAAAATTTTCAGGGCTTGCGCGCCTGCATCCAGCGCCGTGAAAGCTTCAGATGCGGTGGCACACCCAGCGCAAACCGTCATGCCTAACTCAACAGCCCGACGGATCACCGCCGGTTGGGTGTTCGGCGTGACCACCAGCTTGCTGCCCATGCTATGCAACACATCCAGTTGCTCGGGTTTCAGTACCGTGCCCGCACCAATTAATGCACGATGACCAAATTCCGCGACCGTTTGCGCGATACTCACTTCCCATTGTGGGGAATTCAGCGGAATTTCAACCGCATCAAAGCCTGCATCAAGCAGAGCGGCCACATGGTCATGAACTTCCGCCGGTGTGATGCCGCGCAAAATGCCAATCAATGGCATGTTAGTATTCCATTTCATTTACAATACTCCTGATTCCCGCTTGAAAAGCCTGATCGCCATCCAACACCTGATAAAGCATCCCAGCCATCTCTAACCCTTGGGTATAGCGCTCAACCAGTTTAGGATTGCCAATCACCGTAATACACTCACCAGCAGCGAGCGGATATTGCTGCTGCATCTGCACGATTTCATTGCCTATCAGCAGGCCAGAAAGCCAGTCGCCGACCGATGTTCGCTTCAATCGACCCAACACATGGGCAGCACGCGTCTCAAACAGACAACGCATGATATTGCTGTCATTAAAGCTTTGCGTCAGGCCATCGATAAACGCAGTATTGTCCGGTAATTGAGCCTCCAGCCCTGCCCCCACCAATGAATTATTCAGCAGCAAATAGTGCAATTCACCTGTCATCAGAGTGCGGAAATCCATGACCTGGTCACCCTGCATTTGCACCCATTTACTGTGAGTTCCCGGCATTAAATAGACTGATGAAGGCCGTTCGCTATACGCACCGATCAGTTGGGTTTCTTCACCACGCATCACGTTGCGGTTATCTGGCTTATCAACACATAAACCGGGGATAATCCATGCCCGAATTGGCTCAGCCTCCGCCACACAAGTTAATTGACGCGATACCTGCGTAAGACGGGTTGGGCAAGCAAGATAAGGCACTGAAATCCAACCCGCATTGCTGCCAATCATGCCCGCCATCAGCACTGGCAAGTCATACTGTTGCTGCTGCTCACGCCACGGCGCGATAACCTGCTGAAATATCTGCTGCGCACTTTGCCCATTAAAGCGAGTGACCCCAGCTTCGGATCGCAACATATCTACACATTCACCACGTAAATAAAGCCAAGCACGCAGATTGGTCGATCCCCAATCAATGGCGATATAGCTTTTATCCATAACTCTGCTCACTCATGTAATATCCTTTAGCCGTTTAGCGGAGCTGGCTATCATGGTTAACGCAGCCCGTTCTGCCGCATCAGCATCTTGATGGCGAATAGCGTCATAAAGATCCTGATGCTCTTGTAATGTGCGCGGCATGTTTTCTTCATCAGGCATGTAGGTTCGTTCAAACACCGCCCGTTGCAGAGAGCTGATTGCCACACTGAGTTGCTGTAATACCGGATTGTGTACCGAAGCCAATACCGCCTCGTGATAGCGGATATCCGCTTCGTTAAATTCGTCTCTATCTTGATGATTGGCGATCATTTCATTGAGTGCCGTTTCAATCACCGCCAGCTCTTTCGAGGTTGCCCTTTCGGCAGCCCAGCGGGCGATAGTTGGCTCGACCAGATTACGCACTTCGCTCATCGCACTGATTAAACGTGGGTCATAATCACTGGCCAGCGCCCATTGCAGTACATCGGTATCGAGATAATTCCACTGATTACGGGGCCGGACAAACGCCCCACGAAAACGTTTCACTTCAATCAATCGCTTTGCCATCAGCGCCCGAAAAACCTCACGAATCATGTTACGAGAGGTTTGAAATTCCTCACAAATTTCCGCTTCAGCAGGCAACGGTGAGCCCGGTGGATATTTGCCCTCAACAATCTGCTGACCAATAACCAAAATAATGCGGTCTGTTTTACTGAGTTGTTCTTTTGTCATGTTCGCTCCGGTTATTTCAGGTTAACCAATAATGATTCCCTTACTTTACGCATCTCTTGATTAACCGTCCCCACAACGCCGCACAATTTTCAAATTTTGTCATTCAACACAAACAGATTGTAGAGCTATATTTTATTTTTGTACTACAATTTGGATCGCAAAATAAGCAATCCATCACAAAATGAATGAAAAAAACGGCATAACCCCTGTGCATTTAGAAATAAAAGTCTAATATGGATTTTTAATTCCAAATAAAATGACCTATGCTTAATCGATACCAGCCCATTGCCGATGCAATCGCCACCCTTTTCTCTCCCTATGCAGAAGTCGTCATTCATGACTTAACCAGCCAAAAATTGGTTTATATCGCCAACAACTATTCACAGCGGGAATTAGGGGAAGACTCCAATCTCAGTGAGTTGCGATTTGATCAGCACTCACAGGTGATCGGGCCTTACCAAAAGCGTAATTGGGATGGCCGTCAACTGCGTTCCATCAGCACGGTATTACGTGATGACAATAGGCAGCCAATTGGATTGTTATGTATCAATCTGGATATCACCGTATTTGAAAGTGCCAAAGCAGCACTGGAGCTATTCCTGTCAGGGCAACAACTACAGCCACAACCGGATGTGCTGTTTCAGGATGATTGGCAGGAACGCATCAACACTTATATCCATCATTGGTTACAGCAGCAGCAGCTCACGCTAGCAGCTTTGAATAATGCTAGCCGCCGGATGCTCATTGAGACCCTCTATCAACAGGGCGCATTCAACGGTAAGAATGCAGCCGGTTACGTGGCAAAAATCCTCGGCATTGGTCGGGCGACTGTTTATAACCATTTGAAAAATATAAAAACCAGCTAAAGGATTTTAAGGAACCGTCATGAATACATTATTCGATGCCATTAAAGAAGCTCATCAGGTATTACGCCCACAAGTGAGAGTGACGCCGCTGGAATATAGCCCATTGCTATCGCAGCACAGTGGCTGCGAAATCTATCTTAAGTGCGAGCATCTGCAACATACCGGTTCTTTTAAATTTCGTGGAGCCAGTAACAAGTTGCGTTTGTTGACCGATGAACAGCGCCAGAACGGCGTTATTACTGCCTCGACCGGTAACCACGGGCAAGCTATGGCGCTAGCGGGGAAACTGGCAGGAGTGAAAGCCACCATATATGCGCCAGAGCAAGCGGCAGCTATCAAGCTGGAAGTTATTCGCGCACTGGGCGGCCATATTGAACTGGTAGCAGGAGATGCTTTAAATGCCGAACTGGCTGCGAGTATCGCCGCAGAGCAGCAGGGCAAAGTCTATATCTCTCCTTATAACGACCCGCAAGTGATTGCCGGGCAAGGTACCTGTGGCATGGAGATGGTGGAACAGCAACCAGACCTTGATGCTGTGTTTATTGCCGTTGGCGGTGGTGGCCTGATTTCTGGTATTGCGACAGTTTTAAAGAAATTATCGGATAAAACACAGGTGATTGGTTGCTGGCCGGCGAATGCCACCAGCATGTATACCTGCCTGCAAAATGGCCAAATTCAGGAAGTGGCAGAGCAGGAAACCCTGTCTGACGGTACCGCCGGAGGTGTTGAACCCGGAGCCATCACCTTCGCACTTTGCCAACAGTTGATCGATCAGAAAGTCCTGGTGAGTGAGCAGGAAATCAAAGATGCCATGCGCTTGATTGCCCACACAGACCGTTGGATGATTGAAGGTGCTGCTGGTGTGGCATTAGCGGCAGCGTTGAAACTGGCACCACGTTGGCAAGGTAAGAAAGTGGCAGTGGTACTGTGCGGTAAAAATATCGTACTGGAAAAATATCTGGGAGCCATCGCCGAATGCTAATTTTGAGTAAGCAACAAATTCTTGACAAGTTCGATGCAGATGCCATCACCTTGCTGCTCAAAGAGGGCTTTATTGCATATAGCCAGCAGCAAGTGCAAATGCCCCCAGTGCAACATTTGCTGTTTGGGCAAGCCAACGGTGATTGCTGTATTAAAAGTGGGTATTTGCAAGGTGACAGTCAGTTTGTGGTAAAGGTTTCCGGCGGTTTCTATGATAATCCCGCGCAAGGATTGGCCAGTAATCAAGGGCTGATGATGGCCTTTTCCGCCCTTACTGGCGAGCCACAAGCTATCTTGCTCGATGAGGGGTGGCTAACTGCGCTGCGTACTGCGCTGGCCGGGCGAATTGCCGCCGAGCTTTGCGCACCAAAACATATCAGTGCTATTGGTATCATCGGTACCGGTATGCAGGCACGGCTACATCTGATGTACCTAAAAAGTGTGGTGGCATGCCGTCAGCTATGGGTTTGGGGTCGCAGTGAAACGGCATTAGAGGAGTATCGGCAGTATGCTGAAGATGAAGGTTTCGCGGTTAATACTACACTGAATGCCGCAAAGTTAGCCCGTCAATGCCAGTTGATTATCACCACCACACCGAGCAGAGAACCTATCTTGCAAGCGGCGGATATTCAGCCAGGAACCCATATTACGGCGGTCGGTGCAGATAGTGCAGGTAAACATGAGCTATCCCCTGAACTGGTAGCTAAAGCCGATAAAATATTGCTGGACTCATGGGCGCAATGCTCAGAATTTGGTGAGATTTCGCAGGCATTCCAGCAAGGGCTATTAGCAACTCACACCTTAACTGAGGTGGGTTCAGTTTTAGCGCAAGGTATCTCTTTTAGAGATAATGACCAACAGATCACTCTGGCGGATTTAACCGGATTAGGGATTCAGGATGTGCAAATAGTGAAAGGGATTCTAGGGTGATAAAAGAGAGGGTAGGCTTTTAGATTTTCTCTGTTGACCTTGAGCGCAATCAGGAATATTGCCGACAAAGTTTACAGGCCGAATGAGCCGCATGGACGCGGCGAAAGGTGCTGTCGAGCTGGGAGCGAGTCAGCACCGGTTCGATTAGCCGGTAAGCTGCCGGAGGGTATGGCGAAGCCACAATATTTCGCGCAAGCCGCAGGTGCAGGAGGGCCGGCCAGCCCTCTTGCTTGGTTGAGGCATAACGGTCGGCAATAGCAACAAATTGAATATCAACCGAAACCTGATCCGAGCAGCAAATTAATGAGCTACTGCATCAGTTAAATATCAAAGTACAAATTTCTCTATCGCTACCGCCACACCGTCTTCACTGTTGGTGCACGTGACAAACTGCGCTATCTCTTTCAATTCAGGGATAGCATTCCCCATTGCAACACCGACACCAGCATAGTTAACCATCGCAATATCATTACCCTGATCACCCAAAGCCATCACATTTTCCTGCGCAATGCCTAAGTGATCTGCCAGCATTTTCACCCCAGTCCCTTTATCCACTCGCTTACTCAGGATTTCCAGATAAAACGGTGCACTCTTCATGATAGTGAAACGCTCAAAAGCTTCGGCTGGCATCATCGCTAAGGCACGATCCAGTTTTTCTGGCTCGTCAATCATCATCACTTTAGGAAAACGTAATGTTGGGTCCATCTCTTCGATTGCACGATATTTCAATGGAATACCGGTCAATAACACTTCATGTAGGGTGTATTTGCTGATGTCTTTGTTCGCGGTATATAAGGTATCAAAATCAAAAGCCTGGAAGCTAACATCCATTTTGCGCGATAAAGCCTCGAAATAGAGGTAATCCTCAAAACTGATAGTTTCCTGCAAAATACACTCACCCGTGGCGGCTTTTTGCACTAATGCACCGTTATTGCTGATGCAATAATCACCACTGTTTTGCATATTTAATTCACGTAAATAACGTTGGACCCCAATATAGGGCCGACCCGTGGCCAATACCACACAGACCCCTTTAGCCCGGGCAGCATCAATAGCCTGCTTTACCCGTGGAGTGATTTCGTGCTGCGGATTCAGTAACGTGCCGTCCATATCGATAGCGATCAGTTCAATAGCCATAGGTCCTCACATTTATTTAACTAATGCCTCATGCTAACGCGATTCAGCGCTCAAATGCTAGTGAATGGGGTATGAGAGCCAATGGAATAAAAGCGTACGCGCGAGAAATCAATCAGGTAACGACGCATATACAGTCCCGACTTGGACTGGCACTGCAACTGGCATCAGCACAATTTCCCGCCATATATCTTGTATTGGGGTGACAGATTTCTTTGCGTAAACCGGATGTACGAATGATGCGTTTTTTATCCTCAATTAGCATGATCACCCAGGCCCGTCGCTGCCTGCCGCAAGAAGTGGAACGATGACATCACTGAACGGTGTTGGAATATTATGCGCACGCCCGCACCGCTGCACCACGCCGTTACGAATATTCCATTCCAGCGGACGATTCGCCTGACGGTCGGCAAGGATCGAAGTACCTAAATCAGCCGGGGCGCGATGAAAGCCATCCACAATCTCCTGCGGCACGTCATCACTTAGTTTTGCGCCTTCAGCTCGCGCGATGGTGAGGCATTCCCGCAGATAAGCGAGTGCCAACTCGGTGATGTCGGGACGTGTGTACATGCCAGCACGGCGATTCGCCAGTACCATCAACCCCGCCACCGCGTTCTGGAGCAGCTTGCGCCAGGCGATAGAGGTGAAATCAGCCGCCAGCTCGACTAAGCAACGGGTGCCACTTAGCGCGGTGAGCACCAAATTCGCCGGCGGAGAATCCGGCAAGGTAAGACGTGGTTTAGCACGCAGCCATACAGAAGCATCCGGTTCACGCTGTGCGGGGAACCACACTACTGAAGGCAGAACGGTGGCGCCACATACGTAAGGCGCAAGTTGGCTCATCTGCTCAACACCATTTTGCAGTGCGCACACCACGGTATTCTCATTGCATAAAGTCGCCAGCCATGGCGCTGCCGCGTCAACCTGAGTCGATTTTACAGCAACAAAAACCAGATCGACCGGCCGGGTAATCGCTGCGGGATGGATCTGCACTGGTCCGGGTACAATAATCTGGCCGCCGTCATAGCGTAGCTCTAGCTGCGAATGCGCAGTTCGACCGCAAAGTACCGGTGTACGTCCCACCTCATGCAGTACTGCTGCGATGGTGGTGCCAATAGCGCCCGGACCAATAAGCGCAATGGTTGGATTCAAAGACATCTTTCATTCTCCTGATTATCCTATGCTGTCCTGCGGCAACCTGATTGGGATATTCCATGCCCCCCAACCGTTACCTAATGAGGATCGAACCGATAGCAATTACGGTGCACGCCACCACTTTTCTGATGGACAGCGATTTGCCAAGAAATACACAACCTATCACCACGGCAAACAGCACGCTAGCTTCACGCAAAACTGACATCGCCCCATTGGCACATCCGACATAGCGTAAACCTGGTTTGCTGCTCTTGAGTTGATTTTGAATGTCATAACCCGATGAATTCTCAATGGGGTGCAAATAGGCAAAAAAAAGCCCAGAGGCAGCTTACTGCCCTGGGCTTTTCTATCCGATCAATCGCTTATCGGATTAAATATCGATATTGGCTGCGCGTAACGCATTCTCTTCGATAAAGGCACGACGAGGCTCAACCGCATCACCCATCAGGGTGGTGAATAACTGATCCGCTGCAACGGCATCTTTCACCATCACTCGCAGCATACGGCGGCTGGTTGGGTCCATGGTGGTTTCCCACAACTGCTCTGGGTTCATTTCACCCAAGCCTTTATAGCGCTGAATTGCCAAGCCACGGCGAGACTCTTTCACTAACCAGTCCAGCGCATCTTCAAAGCTTGAAACCGGAACTCGGCGTTCGCCACGTTCAACAAATGCGCCTTCTTCAATTAAGCCACGCAGTTTTTCGCCCAGTAGGCAGATCTTGCGATACTCACCGCCGTGGACAAAATCAAAGTCCAGATCATAATCGGTATCTACACCGTGGGTACGGATACGCAATATTGGCTCGAACAATTGACGCTCACGGTTTTCGCGCACCACAGAACTGTAGCTGCTGCCGTGCTGCTCTTTTTCATTCAGTAACACCACCAGTGAATCAATCCACTGTGTCACCACTGCTTTATCGCTCAAATCCTCTTCTTTCAAGGTTGGCTGATAAATCAGGTTATTCAGCAAAGCACGCGGATAACGGCGCTCCATACGAGCAATGGTCTTCTGAACGCTATAATGCTCAGCAACCAGTTTCTCAAAATGCTCGCCCACTAGCGGTGGTGCCTCAGGATTGACGTGCAATGCAGCGCCATCCAGTGCCAGTGTCATCTGATACTGTTCCATCGCATCATCATCTTTGATGTATTGCTCTTGTTTGCCTTTTTTCACTT includes:
- a CDS encoding threonine/serine dehydratase, with the translated sequence MNTLFDAIKEAHQVLRPQVRVTPLEYSPLLSQHSGCEIYLKCEHLQHTGSFKFRGASNKLRLLTDEQRQNGVITASTGNHGQAMALAGKLAGVKATIYAPEQAAAIKLEVIRALGGHIELVAGDALNAELAASIAAEQQGKVYISPYNDPQVIAGQGTCGMEMVEQQPDLDAVFIAVGGGGLISGIATVLKKLSDKTQVIGCWPANATSMYTCLQNGQIQEVAEQETLSDGTAGGVEPGAITFALCQQLIDQKVLVSEQEIKDAMRLIAHTDRWMIEGAAGVALAAALKLAPRWQGKKVAVVLCGKNIVLEKYLGAIAEC
- a CDS encoding 2-oxo-3-deoxygalactonate kinase (catalyzes the formation of 2-dehydro-3-deoxy-D-galactonate 6-phosphate from 2-dehydro-3-deoxy-D-galactonate), with amino-acid sequence MDKSYIAIDWGSTNLRAWLYLRGECVDMLRSEAGVTRFNGQSAQQIFQQVIAPWREQQQQYDLPVLMAGMIGSNAGWISVPYLACPTRLTQVSRQLTCVAEAEPIRAWIIPGLCVDKPDNRNVMRGEETQLIGAYSERPSSVYLMPGTHSKWVQMQGDQVMDFRTLMTGELHYLLLNNSLVGAGLEAQLPDNTAFIDGLTQSFNDSNIMRCLFETRAAHVLGRLKRTSVGDWLSGLLIGNEIVQMQQQYPLAAGECITVIGNPKLVERYTQGLEMAGMLYQVLDGDQAFQAGIRSIVNEMEY
- a CDS encoding ornithine cyclodeaminase family protein (catalyzes the formation of L-proline from L-ornithine) translates to MLILSKQQILDKFDADAITLLLKEGFIAYSQQQVQMPPVQHLLFGQANGDCCIKSGYLQGDSQFVVKVSGGFYDNPAQGLASNQGLMMAFSALTGEPQAILLDEGWLTALRTALAGRIAAELCAPKHISAIGIIGTGMQARLHLMYLKSVVACRQLWVWGRSETALEEYRQYAEDEGFAVNTTLNAAKLARQCQLIITTTPSREPILQAADIQPGTHITAVGADSAGKHELSPELVAKADKILLDSWAQCSEFGEISQAFQQGLLATHTLTEVGSVLAQGISFRDNDQQITLADLTGLGIQDVQIVKGILG
- a CDS encoding FadR family transcriptional regulator, producing MTKEQLSKTDRIILVIGQQIVEGKYPPGSPLPAEAEICEEFQTSRNMIREVFRALMAKRLIEVKRFRGAFVRPRNQWNYLDTDVLQWALASDYDPRLISAMSEVRNLVEPTIARWAAERATSKELAVIETALNEMIANHQDRDEFNEADIRYHEAVLASVHNPVLQQLSVAISSLQRAVFERTYMPDEENMPRTLQEHQDLYDAIRHQDADAAERAALTMIASSAKRLKDIT
- a CDS encoding Cof-type HAD-IIB family hydrolase translates to MAIELIAIDMDGTLLNPQHEITPRVKQAIDAARAKGVCVVLATGRPYIGVQRYLRELNMQNSGDYCISNNGALVQKAATGECILQETISFEDYLYFEALSRKMDVSFQAFDFDTLYTANKDISKYTLHEVLLTGIPLKYRAIEEMDPTLRFPKVMMIDEPEKLDRALAMMPAEAFERFTIMKSAPFYLEILSKRVDKGTGVKMLADHLGIAQENVMALGDQGNDIAMVNYAGVGVAMGNAIPELKEIAQFVTCTNSEDGVAVAIEKFVL
- a CDS encoding 2-dehydro-3-deoxy-6-phosphogalactonate aldolase (catalyzes the formation of D-glyceraldehyde 3-phosphate and pyruvate from 2-dehydro-3-deoxy-D-galactonate 6-phosphate; functions in galactonate metabolism) — translated: MKWNTNMPLIGILRGITPAEVHDHVAALLDAGFDAVEIPLNSPQWEVSIAQTVAEFGHRALIGAGTVLKPEQLDVLHSMGSKLVVTPNTQPAVIRRAVELGMTVCAGCATASEAFTALDAGAQALKIFPSVSFGPDYIKALKAVLPPEVPVFAVGGITPENLSIYLAAGCAGAGLGGDLYRAGQSVSQTAQQAAAFIKAFKDATK
- a CDS encoding 2-dehydropantoate 2-reductase; its protein translation is MSLNPTIALIGPGAIGTTIAAVLHEVGRTPVLCGRTAHSQLELRYDGGQIIVPGPVQIHPAAITRPVDLVFVAVKSTQVDAAAPWLATLCNENTVVCALQNGVEQMSQLAPYVCGATVLPSVVWFPAQREPDASVWLRAKPRLTLPDSPPANLVLTALSGTRCLVELAADFTSIAWRKLLQNAVAGLMVLANRRAGMYTRPDITELALAYLRECLTIARAEGAKLSDDVPQEIVDGFHRAPADLGTSILADRQANRPLEWNIRNGVVQRCGRAHNIPTPFSDVIVPLLAAGSDGPG
- a CDS encoding galactonate dehydratase; its protein translation is MKITKLTTYRLPPRWMFLKIETDEGIIGWGEPVIEGRARSVEAAVHELSEYVIGQDPARINDIWQTLYRGSFYRGGPILMSAIAGIDQALWDIKGKALGVPVYQLLGGLVRDKIKAYSWVGGDRPSDVISGINKLTEIGFDTFKLNGCEEMGLIDNARKVDAAVAVVAQIREAFGNRIEFGLDFHGRVNAPMAKILIKELEPYRPLFIEEPVLAEQAEYYPRLAAQTHIPIAAGERMFSRFEFKRVLADGGLAIIQPDLSHAGGLTECFKIAAMAESYDVALAPHCPLGPIALASCLHLDFVARNAVLQEQSMGIHYNQGAELLDYVINKDDFKMTDGHFYPLTKPGLGVEINEELVIERSKNAPDWRNPVWRYPDGAVAEW